The Planctomycetota bacterium sequence CAGATACCCGCTTCTGCGCCGATTACTTATAACATTGCGGCATATGTTATAATGGTGTGGTTGGTGCTTATCATCGGCATGCTCCTGGCCTATGTCGTCTCATATTGTTTCTCAGCGCATACCATAATATATTTATTGATGCGCAAGAAGGTTGACGATATTGAGATGACCGAGCTCTATGAGGAAGAACCGGCCGGTGATTTGGCCGCGGTTCCGGAAGCGCCTAAGGCGGATAATCCGGCTACCCCGTCATCGACATAGTTTTAATAGTTTACTTTGATAAGGCAGAGCCCTTTGGCTGGCGCCGTTGGGCCTGCCTTTTTTCTTTCCTGCGAGTTAAGAATTTCCCTGATGCTTTCCGGCTTAATCTTTCCCTGGGCGACTAATAGCAATGTCCCGACAATCGTGCGCACCATATTGTATAAAAATCCGTTGCCTTTGATATCCACATAAACGTATTCGTTCTTTTTGACTATTTTAATGGAATATATCTTCCGGATGCAGTTTTCTTTGGCGGATGATTTGCTGGCAAAGGCCCGGAAATCATGCCGGCCGACCAGATAGCGCGCGGCTTTTTTCATTCTGGCCAGAGAGATTCGGTAGGGCGCAAAATAATAGAAATTTCTGTCTAAGACAGAC is a genomic window containing:
- the truA gene encoding tRNA pseudouridine(38-40) synthase TruA, with translation MRNIKLAIEYDGTNYCGWQIQQNAKAVQDVITEALTKITGHKITLYGASRTDSGVHAKGQAANFRTRSRMTPQQFIKALNSNLPDDIAIRAAKEVPKSFNSMYDAKSKDYRYTILNSFIRSVLDRNFYYFAPYRISLARMKKAARYLVGRHDFRAFASKSSAKENCIRKIYSIKIVKKNEYVYVDIKGNGFLYNMVRTIVGTLLLVAQGKIKPESIREILNSQERKKAGPTAPAKGLCLIKVNY